In a single window of the Amycolatopsis sp. cg5 genome:
- a CDS encoding DUF402 domain-containing protein, translating into MHPPKLETFDIAAATNVDPKGIVREVEQYRLTESGLYMARPVPGRPQFHYLESWILPGLSLRVNDFWFNPGHERDQDFYLDVVTVAVDGDVWQVKDLYIDLVLKEKQRLDVIDTDELIAASKLGLITDGEAEHALRTTYAAVDGLAANGYELGRWLSTMELSWRRH; encoded by the coding sequence ATGCATCCGCCGAAGCTCGAGACCTTCGACATCGCCGCCGCGACCAACGTCGATCCGAAGGGGATAGTCCGCGAGGTCGAGCAGTACCGGCTGACCGAGTCCGGTTTGTACATGGCCAGGCCGGTGCCGGGGCGTCCGCAGTTCCACTACCTGGAATCGTGGATCCTGCCCGGACTGTCGTTGCGGGTCAACGACTTCTGGTTCAACCCCGGCCACGAGCGCGACCAGGACTTCTACCTCGACGTGGTGACCGTGGCGGTCGACGGCGACGTCTGGCAGGTCAAGGACCTCTACATCGACCTGGTGCTGAAGGAGAAGCAGCGGCTCGACGTCATCGACACCGACGAGCTGATCGCCGCCTCGAAGCTCGGCCTGATCACCGACGGCGAAGCGGAGCACGCGCTCAGGACGACCTACGCCGCCGTCGATGGCCTGGCCGCCAACGGTTACGAGCTGGGCCGCTGGCTGTCCACTATGGAACTCAGCTGGCGCCGTCACTGA
- a CDS encoding ABC transporter permease, protein MSALAKLTATEAKLLLRDPGGPISILGIPLGLLVVFGIMPGNDTPSAEYGGSSALAAVIAPMAVALLLGMLGLMFLPMAMATHREKGVLKRLSASPVAPSRLLAAQLLVTLAAAVAVIVIVLGVGRFALGLAMPLNPGSALLSVLLGSASLFSIGLVVAAVVPTGRAGAGIGYATFFPMLALGGVWVPKDQLPGALQTVADILPLGATLTSLRDAWTGHALHVLPLVSMVVVTVVCTALAARFFRWE, encoded by the coding sequence ATGTCCGCGCTTGCGAAATTGACCGCGACCGAGGCGAAACTGCTGTTGCGGGACCCGGGTGGGCCGATCAGCATTCTCGGGATTCCGCTGGGGTTGCTCGTCGTTTTCGGGATCATGCCGGGGAACGACACGCCCAGCGCCGAATATGGGGGAAGCTCCGCGCTTGCGGCGGTGATCGCGCCGATGGCCGTCGCGCTGCTGCTGGGGATGCTGGGGTTGATGTTCCTGCCGATGGCGATGGCGACGCATCGGGAAAAAGGCGTGCTCAAAAGGCTTTCCGCCAGCCCAGTCGCGCCGAGCCGGCTGCTGGCCGCTCAGCTGCTGGTCACCTTGGCTGCCGCGGTCGCGGTGATCGTGATCGTGCTGGGGGTCGGACGGTTCGCGTTGGGGCTGGCGATGCCGCTGAATCCGGGTAGCGCGCTGCTCAGCGTCTTGCTCGGGAGCGCGTCGCTGTTCTCGATCGGGCTCGTGGTGGCCGCGGTCGTGCCGACCGGGCGGGCCGGGGCGGGCATCGGGTATGCCACGTTCTTTCCGATGCTCGCGCTCGGCGGAGTGTGGGTGCCCAAGGATCAGCTGCCCGGCGCGCTGCAGACCGTGGCCGACATCCTGCCGCTCGGTGCGACGCTGACGTCGCTGCGCGATGCCTGGACCGGGCATGCGCTGCACGTGCTTCCCCTCGTCTCGATGGTCGTGGTCACCGTGGTGTGCACCGCGCTCGCGGCTCGGTTCTTCCGATGGGAGTGA
- a CDS encoding ABC transporter ATP-binding protein, whose protein sequence is MPIIEVRGLHKRYGDKVAVEDVSFSVERGEIFGILGPNGAGKTTTVECVEGLRKPDRGVISVLGLDPQQDKAELRQRVGVQLQEGQLPDRLRVFEALELYASFYREPADLEKLLSTLGLAEKRDTAYKKLSGGQKQRLSIALALVGSPQIAVLDELTTGLDPQARRDTWDLIEAVRDTGVTILLVTHFMEEAERLCDRLAVIDGGRVVAVDTPGGLVAGVNDEQRIRFRPSREVSEELFAALPEVRKVERQGGVLVVTGSGNVLHAVTSVLARHQVIAGELRVEHANLDDAFVALTGRKLD, encoded by the coding sequence GTGCCGATCATCGAGGTGCGGGGACTGCACAAGCGTTATGGGGACAAGGTCGCTGTCGAGGATGTGTCGTTCAGCGTTGAGAGAGGGGAGATCTTTGGGATTCTCGGGCCGAACGGGGCCGGGAAGACGACCACCGTCGAGTGTGTCGAGGGGTTGCGGAAGCCGGACCGGGGCGTGATTTCCGTGCTGGGGCTGGATCCTCAGCAGGACAAAGCCGAATTGCGGCAACGGGTCGGGGTTCAGCTTCAAGAAGGGCAACTGCCCGATCGGCTGCGGGTGTTCGAAGCGCTTGAGTTGTACGCGTCGTTCTATCGGGAGCCCGCCGACTTGGAGAAGCTGCTCTCCACGCTCGGGTTGGCCGAGAAACGGGACACCGCCTACAAAAAGCTGTCCGGTGGGCAGAAGCAACGGCTCTCCATCGCGCTGGCGTTGGTGGGGAGTCCGCAGATCGCGGTGCTGGATGAGCTGACCACCGGGCTCGATCCGCAGGCGCGGCGGGACACCTGGGATCTCATCGAGGCCGTGCGGGATACCGGGGTGACGATTCTGCTTGTCACGCACTTCATGGAAGAGGCGGAACGGCTCTGCGACCGGCTGGCCGTGATCGATGGTGGGCGGGTTGTCGCTGTTGACACCCCCGGTGGGCTGGTGGCAGGGGTCAATGATGAGCAGCGGATCCGGTTCCGGCCGTCGCGGGAGGTTTCGGAGGAGTTGTTCGCCGCGCTGCCGGAGGTTCGGAAGGTGGAGCGGCAGGGTGGCGTGCTTGTCGTCACCGGGAGCGGGAATGTTCTGCATGCCGTGACGTCCGTGCTCGCCCGGCATCAGGTGATCGCTGGGGAGTTGCGGGTTGAGCACGCGAATCTCGATGACGCCTTCGTGGCGCTCACCGGCCGGAAACTGGACTAG
- a CDS encoding sensor histidine kinase, with protein MINDVWPPARVTHVWWPWRTNIDQLLPYILLVIATAVSLTRPHTWPGLPATLALIAGTVLWLALTVTWPPKRLRDNGFFIAAAYVGTLVLATALITREALFLIFMISGFFQALRLRPLPVAVSGIFATSFLINTMPAGGPVVALTNEPALWIPIILIQTAAVSVGTLISAKISKQNEQLRQTNDELEAAQEENAGLHRQLLSQAREAGVLDERQRLSEEIHDTLAQGFTGIITQLEAARQARDNSAEWQRHLDNATALARENLAEARRTVHALRPQQLNEATLPEALGQVSAQWSERTSVPAQFTITGTARPLHPEIEATLLRITQEALTNVAKHANAGRVGVTLSYMEDQVTLDVRDDGVGFAEVAWGYGLTGMRQRAQRLSGTLDVESEPGGGTAVSATVPAISGAS; from the coding sequence TTGATCAACGACGTGTGGCCGCCCGCGCGCGTGACCCATGTGTGGTGGCCTTGGCGCACCAACATCGACCAGCTGCTGCCCTACATCCTGCTGGTCATCGCGACGGCGGTCAGTCTCACCCGCCCGCACACCTGGCCGGGGCTGCCGGCCACCCTCGCGCTCATCGCGGGCACCGTGCTCTGGCTGGCACTGACCGTCACCTGGCCGCCGAAACGTCTGCGCGACAACGGTTTCTTCATCGCGGCGGCCTACGTGGGCACCCTGGTGCTGGCGACGGCGCTGATCACTCGCGAGGCGCTGTTCCTCATCTTCATGATCAGCGGGTTCTTCCAGGCGCTCCGGCTGCGCCCGCTGCCGGTGGCCGTGTCGGGCATCTTCGCGACCTCGTTCCTCATCAACACGATGCCCGCGGGCGGGCCCGTGGTCGCGCTCACGAACGAACCGGCGCTGTGGATCCCGATCATCCTGATCCAGACGGCCGCGGTCAGCGTCGGCACGCTCATCTCGGCCAAGATCTCCAAGCAGAACGAGCAACTGCGCCAGACGAACGACGAGCTGGAAGCCGCGCAGGAAGAGAACGCGGGCCTGCACCGGCAGCTGCTGAGCCAGGCACGCGAAGCCGGGGTGCTCGACGAACGCCAGCGGCTCAGCGAGGAAATCCACGACACGCTCGCGCAGGGGTTCACCGGGATCATCACCCAGCTCGAAGCCGCCAGGCAGGCACGCGACAACTCGGCGGAATGGCAGCGTCACCTCGACAACGCGACCGCGCTCGCCAGGGAGAACCTCGCCGAAGCCCGGCGGACGGTGCACGCGCTGCGGCCGCAGCAGCTCAACGAAGCCACGCTTCCCGAGGCGCTCGGCCAGGTGTCGGCCCAGTGGTCCGAGCGGACCTCGGTCCCGGCTCAGTTCACCATCACCGGCACCGCGCGGCCGCTGCATCCGGAGATCGAGGCGACCCTGCTGCGGATCACGCAGGAAGCGCTCACGAACGTCGCGAAGCACGCGAACGCCGGGCGCGTCGGCGTCACACTGTCCTATATGGAGGATCAGGTGACGCTCGACGTGCGTGACGACGGCGTCGGCTTCGCCGAGGTGGCCTGGGGCTACGGCTTGACCGGGATGCGGCAACGCGCACAGCGGCTTTCGGGGACACTGGACGTCGAGTCCGAACCAGGGGGCGGCACCGCCGTGTCCGCGACCGTGCCCGCGATCTCAGGAGCGTCGTGA
- a CDS encoding TetR/AcrR family transcriptional regulator C-terminal domain-containing protein, translated as MGLTRQDLARAGLKLLNEVGLNGLTLRLIGQELGVKAPALYWHMKNKQELLDEMATQMYRDYTADRPVRMENGDWEEFLRTRSYVLRQMMLDYRDGAKVFSGTFFTEEQLPNATPVQQFVEAGFDAGKAERALFTLYSYVIGFTIEEQAMYPMPGERDERYPPMDTDARFEDGLGILLTGIRSFLSDGAS; from the coding sequence ATGGGTTTGACGAGGCAGGATCTGGCCAGGGCCGGACTGAAGTTGCTGAACGAGGTGGGCCTGAACGGCCTCACCCTGCGCCTGATCGGCCAGGAGCTGGGCGTCAAGGCGCCCGCGCTCTACTGGCACATGAAGAACAAGCAGGAACTGCTCGACGAGATGGCCACCCAGATGTACCGCGACTACACCGCGGACCGGCCGGTGCGGATGGAGAACGGGGACTGGGAGGAGTTCCTGCGCACCCGGTCCTATGTGCTGCGTCAGATGATGCTCGACTACCGCGACGGCGCGAAGGTCTTCTCCGGCACGTTCTTCACCGAGGAGCAGCTGCCGAACGCGACGCCGGTCCAGCAGTTCGTCGAAGCCGGTTTCGACGCGGGCAAAGCGGAGCGAGCGCTGTTCACGCTGTACAGCTATGTCATCGGGTTCACGATCGAGGAGCAGGCGATGTACCCGATGCCCGGTGAACGAGACGAGCGCTATCCGCCGATGGACACGGACGCGCGGTTCGAGGACGGGCTCGGCATCCTGCTCACCGGGATCAGGTCATTCCTCAGTGACGGCGCCAGCTGA
- a CDS encoding FAD-dependent monooxygenase: MGTDVIVAGAGPAGLMLATELTLAGVEVVVVDRAPERSGQSRALNLQPRTVEAFALRGLLEPVLDSAQAKVRDGHFFGQTLSYTELDTDHPYQLVIPQAETELILEARLAELGVKVRFGQELTALNQDEDGVSVTVNGEVIRGRYLVGCDGGRSTVRKLAGIGFPGTDGHGWGVVADVVLATGEPGVRADWSSMRDVLPKRTEGEKGFGGMIPLGKPGLYRLVFGDLTSPLPDRTAPITDEEFKAGLRRFYGSLEVAEVRWRSRFTDAARQAERYRAGRVLLAGDAAHIHFPVGGQGLNLGIQDAMNLGWKLAADLKGHGPVGLLDTYESERHPIAARVLETTRTHSLLAQPENTGARTLFANLAVLPDTNHYLANMVSGLDIRYPMTGPPHHLLGTRFRGLCLPAGQGLLLSDDPRNRDLARHWEPRLTVAPDISTLPSAYGPGVLVRPDGYICWVEGPEPLKHALHTWFGAP, encoded by the coding sequence ATGGGCACGGATGTGATCGTGGCGGGCGCCGGCCCCGCAGGCTTGATGCTGGCGACCGAACTGACGCTGGCAGGCGTCGAAGTAGTGGTGGTGGACCGCGCGCCGGAGCGGAGCGGGCAGTCACGCGCGTTGAACCTGCAACCCCGCACGGTGGAGGCCTTCGCGCTGCGCGGCCTGCTCGAGCCGGTGCTCGACAGTGCGCAGGCCAAGGTGCGGGACGGCCATTTCTTCGGGCAGACACTCAGTTACACCGAACTGGACACCGACCACCCGTATCAGCTGGTCATCCCGCAGGCCGAAACCGAGCTGATCCTCGAAGCGCGGCTCGCCGAGCTGGGCGTGAAGGTGCGCTTCGGCCAGGAGCTCACCGCGCTCAACCAGGACGAGGACGGCGTGTCGGTCACCGTGAACGGCGAGGTCATCCGCGGCCGGTACCTGGTCGGCTGCGATGGCGGCCGCAGCACGGTCCGCAAGCTGGCGGGCATCGGCTTCCCCGGCACCGACGGGCACGGCTGGGGCGTCGTCGCCGACGTCGTGCTCGCCACCGGCGAGCCGGGCGTCCGCGCGGACTGGAGCTCGATGCGCGATGTCCTGCCCAAGCGCACTGAAGGCGAAAAGGGCTTCGGCGGCATGATCCCGCTGGGCAAACCGGGGCTGTACCGGCTCGTCTTCGGCGACCTCACCAGCCCGCTCCCCGACCGCACCGCGCCGATCACCGACGAGGAGTTCAAGGCGGGCCTGCGCCGGTTCTACGGCTCGCTCGAGGTTGCGGAGGTCCGCTGGAGATCCCGGTTCACCGACGCCGCCCGGCAGGCCGAGCGCTATCGGGCAGGCCGGGTCCTGCTGGCCGGAGACGCCGCGCACATCCATTTCCCGGTCGGCGGCCAAGGCCTGAACCTCGGCATCCAGGACGCGATGAACCTCGGCTGGAAGCTCGCGGCCGACCTCAAGGGCCACGGCCCGGTCGGCCTACTCGACACCTACGAGTCCGAGCGGCACCCGATCGCCGCCCGCGTCCTCGAAACCACCCGGACCCACAGCCTCCTCGCCCAACCCGAAAACACGGGCGCGCGCACCCTCTTCGCGAACCTGGCCGTGTTGCCCGACACCAACCACTACCTGGCGAACATGGTGTCCGGTTTGGACATCCGCTACCCGATGACCGGGCCACCCCACCACCTGCTCGGCACCCGCTTCCGCGGCCTGTGTCTCCCTGCGGGACAAGGACTCCTGCTCAGCGACGACCCCCGCAACCGCGACCTGGCCCGGCACTGGGAACCCCGGCTGACCGTGGCCCCCGACATCTCAACGCTCCCCTCCGCCTACGGCCCCGGAGTCCTCGTCCGCCCCGACGGCTACATCTGCTGGGTAGAGGGACCCGAGCCCCTGAAGCACGCCCTCCACACCTGGTTCGGCGCCCCCTAA
- a CDS encoding ArnT family glycosyltransferase, protein MTAATAAAETEETETAEFARRPVFLMAAATGLVLLLVSGRYGYFGDELYFWAAGKHLDWGYADQPPVLPLLAALMDAIAPGSLVVFRLPAVLAVAATVVFTALIAREMGGKRKAQLLAGGAAAICGQFVGSGHYLATSTIDPFLWTVILWLIVRWIRTRDDNLLIWLGVATAVTLNVKFLIAGFWVVAGVAVVVFGPREIFARPKLWIGGAIAAVSILPTLLWQSANDWPQLGMSEAISKEVNGGWGGRAGFVPGALTGAGLAIGAFLVVFGLATLLFTREQRAYRFLGWTVVGLTIVFIVANGRYYYISGMYPICWAAAAVYIGKHRPALWWRWIPTWPVFVLSALYTLPYVVPLQPIHWIAENKSTLRPAYSHEEIGWPQMADSVSQAYQSLPPDLRAHTSIVTTGYWQAGALNRYGPDRGLPPAYSASRGFWYFGQPPETATNVLFVGYEPQRLAAHFKGANIVLRINNHLGVKNSSQNMPVWLLNDRTQPWSVIWPLVKDLKA, encoded by the coding sequence ATGACCGCCGCCACCGCGGCCGCCGAAACCGAGGAGACCGAGACCGCCGAGTTCGCCAGGCGGCCGGTGTTCCTCATGGCAGCCGCGACAGGACTGGTCCTACTCCTGGTCTCCGGCCGCTATGGCTACTTCGGGGACGAGCTGTACTTCTGGGCCGCGGGGAAACACCTCGACTGGGGTTACGCCGACCAGCCCCCGGTGCTGCCGCTGCTGGCGGCGTTGATGGACGCGATCGCACCGGGGTCGCTGGTCGTGTTCCGGCTGCCCGCCGTGCTGGCGGTCGCGGCCACCGTGGTGTTCACCGCGCTGATCGCGCGGGAAATGGGCGGCAAGCGCAAGGCGCAGCTGCTCGCGGGTGGCGCGGCCGCGATCTGCGGGCAGTTCGTCGGCAGCGGTCACTACCTGGCCACCTCGACGATCGACCCGTTCCTGTGGACGGTCATCCTCTGGCTGATCGTCCGCTGGATCCGGACCCGCGACGACAACCTGCTGATCTGGCTCGGGGTCGCCACCGCGGTGACGCTGAACGTCAAGTTCCTGATCGCCGGGTTCTGGGTGGTCGCGGGCGTCGCGGTGGTCGTGTTCGGGCCGCGCGAGATCTTCGCCAGGCCGAAGCTGTGGATCGGCGGCGCGATCGCGGCGGTGTCGATCCTGCCGACGCTGCTGTGGCAGTCGGCGAACGACTGGCCTCAGCTCGGCATGAGCGAGGCGATCTCCAAGGAGGTCAACGGCGGCTGGGGCGGCCGCGCCGGGTTCGTACCCGGCGCGCTGACCGGCGCCGGCCTCGCGATCGGCGCGTTCCTGGTGGTGTTCGGGCTCGCGACGCTGCTGTTCACCCGTGAGCAGCGGGCGTACCGGTTCCTCGGCTGGACGGTCGTCGGCCTGACGATCGTGTTCATCGTGGCCAACGGCCGCTACTACTACATCTCCGGCATGTACCCGATCTGCTGGGCGGCCGCCGCGGTGTACATCGGCAAGCACCGCCCGGCGCTGTGGTGGCGCTGGATCCCGACGTGGCCGGTGTTCGTGCTTTCGGCGTTGTACACGCTGCCGTACGTCGTGCCACTGCAGCCGATCCACTGGATCGCGGAGAACAAGAGCACCCTGCGCCCCGCGTACTCGCACGAGGAGATCGGCTGGCCGCAGATGGCCGACTCGGTTTCCCAGGCGTACCAGAGCCTGCCGCCGGACCTGCGCGCGCACACGTCCATCGTGACCACCGGTTACTGGCAGGCGGGTGCGCTCAACCGGTACGGCCCCGACCGCGGGCTGCCGCCGGCGTACAGCGCGAGCCGCGGTTTCTGGTACTTCGGACAGCCGCCGGAGACGGCGACCAACGTGCTCTTCGTCGGCTACGAGCCGCAGCGGCTGGCCGCGCACTTCAAGGGCGCGAACATCGTGCTGCGGATCAACAACCACCTGGGCGTCAAGAACTCCAGCCAGAACATGCCGGTGTGGCTGCTCAACGACCGCACCCAGCCGTGGTCGGTGATCTGGCCGCTGGTCAAGGACTTGAAGGCTTGA
- a CDS encoding carboxymuconolactone decarboxylase family protein — translation MSDETEKLHRRGRANFAELVEGGEQRLDALFQTIPALGELAVGTVYGHLHERPGLDPRIREAATLAAIVAAGMTGPPLSVHLKTGLASGLAPGEVTEVVLQTAAFAGFPRAVSAADQLNRLFADAGLTSPPARTPREVVLAYCVAPPEDAEPDVLALLTEVSRVSATATGPDRVLVECFGDDSLDGVLVFRVEGENVVEVGVYRQAD, via the coding sequence ATGAGCGACGAGACCGAGAAGCTGCATCGGCGTGGCCGGGCCAACTTCGCGGAGCTGGTCGAGGGCGGTGAACAGCGGCTCGACGCGTTGTTCCAGACGATCCCCGCGCTCGGTGAGCTCGCCGTCGGCACGGTCTACGGTCACCTCCACGAGCGTCCGGGGCTCGACCCGCGGATCCGTGAGGCCGCGACGCTGGCCGCGATCGTCGCGGCGGGTATGACCGGGCCGCCGCTGAGCGTGCACCTCAAGACCGGGCTCGCTTCGGGCTTGGCGCCGGGCGAGGTCACCGAGGTGGTGCTGCAGACTGCCGCCTTCGCCGGGTTCCCACGGGCTGTTTCGGCCGCTGACCAGCTGAATCGCCTGTTCGCGGACGCCGGCCTGACGTCGCCGCCCGCGCGCACGCCGCGCGAGGTCGTGCTGGCGTACTGCGTCGCGCCGCCCGAGGACGCCGAGCCGGACGTGCTGGCGTTGCTCACGGAGGTCAGCAGGGTTTCGGCGACCGCGACCGGGCCGGATCGAGTACTGGTCGAGTGCTTCGGCGACGACTCGCTCGACGGTGTCCTCGTGTTCCGGGTCGAGGGCGAAAACGTGGTAGAAGTGGGCGTCTACCGGCAGGCGGACTGA
- a CDS encoding ArnT family glycosyltransferase gives MGVTLEHADAKLATAPVFAIAGAMGALLLAVSGRYGFFGDELYFLAAGRHLAWGYADQPPLLPLLARLLDTGSPVVLRLPATLATAAGVVFAALIARELGGGRKAQVLTAGAFAVCTQLLGTGHYLATSTIDPFLWTVILWLIVRWIRTRDDNLLLWVGGVTGLALNTKFLIGAFWVIAVVALLAIGPRDLLKRPKLWAGAGIAAVMVAPTLIWQAANGWPQLEMGQAISAEVASIWGGRLLYLPSALLLAGLPVGALLVGYGLWRLLRSDRWHAYRFLGWTTVGLILLFFAVNGRPYYITGMLPLCWAVAAVELESGRASRWWRWLATWPVYLLSLLVLLPGALPIWPQSWLADQDLPRPVFSSAEIGWPEFTDSVAATYRTLPPGTAIVTRFYWNSAALDHYGGGRLPEPSSGSRGYWTLTSPPDTADAVLYIGEPQEVLKQYFAEVRPLGRTGGAQDEPMWLATGRTRPWSEVWPAFRNLGL, from the coding sequence ATGGGAGTGACGCTGGAGCACGCGGACGCCAAGCTCGCCACCGCGCCGGTGTTCGCGATCGCCGGTGCCATGGGGGCGCTGCTGCTCGCCGTGTCCGGGCGCTATGGGTTCTTCGGGGATGAGCTCTACTTCCTGGCCGCCGGTCGGCATCTGGCTTGGGGGTATGCCGACCAGCCGCCGCTGCTTCCGTTGCTCGCGCGACTGCTGGACACCGGTTCGCCGGTCGTGCTGCGGCTGCCCGCGACGCTGGCCACGGCGGCCGGGGTGGTGTTCGCCGCGCTCATCGCCCGTGAGCTGGGCGGCGGGCGGAAGGCGCAGGTGCTGACCGCGGGCGCGTTCGCCGTCTGCACGCAACTGCTCGGCACCGGGCACTACCTGGCCACGTCGACCATCGACCCGTTCCTGTGGACGGTCATCCTCTGGCTGATCGTGCGCTGGATCCGGACGCGGGACGACAACCTGTTGCTGTGGGTGGGCGGTGTCACCGGGCTCGCGCTGAACACGAAGTTCCTCATCGGCGCGTTCTGGGTGATCGCGGTCGTCGCACTACTGGCCATCGGGCCTCGGGATCTGCTCAAGCGACCGAAACTGTGGGCAGGCGCCGGAATCGCGGCGGTCATGGTCGCGCCGACGTTGATCTGGCAGGCGGCCAACGGCTGGCCGCAGCTCGAAATGGGTCAGGCGATCTCCGCGGAGGTCGCCAGCATCTGGGGCGGCAGGCTGCTTTACCTGCCGTCGGCGCTCCTGCTCGCCGGGCTTCCGGTGGGCGCGTTGTTGGTGGGCTACGGCCTGTGGCGGTTGCTGCGCTCGGACCGGTGGCACGCCTACCGTTTCCTCGGCTGGACGACCGTGGGACTCATCCTGCTGTTCTTCGCGGTCAACGGGCGTCCGTACTACATCACCGGGATGTTGCCGCTGTGCTGGGCGGTCGCGGCGGTGGAACTCGAAAGCGGCCGTGCCTCGCGGTGGTGGCGCTGGCTCGCGACCTGGCCGGTCTACCTGCTGAGCCTGCTGGTCCTGCTGCCCGGCGCGTTGCCGATCTGGCCGCAGAGCTGGCTGGCGGACCAGGACCTGCCGAGGCCGGTATTCTCCTCGGCCGAAATCGGCTGGCCGGAGTTCACGGACTCGGTCGCGGCGACGTACCGGACACTGCCGCCCGGCACCGCGATCGTCACCCGGTTCTACTGGAACTCCGCAGCGCTCGACCACTACGGCGGCGGCAGGCTGCCCGAGCCGTCGAGTGGCAGCCGCGGGTACTGGACGCTCACCAGCCCGCCGGACACGGCCGACGCCGTGCTCTACATCGGGGAGCCGCAGGAGGTGCTCAAGCAGTACTTCGCCGAGGTCAGGCCGCTGGGCCGGACGGGCGGCGCGCAGGATGAGCCGATGTGGCTCGCCACTGGCAGGACGAGGCCGTGGTCCGAGGTCTGGCCCGCGTTCCGTAATCTAGGGCTCTGA
- a CDS encoding DUF5685 family protein translates to MFGIIRPCRHRLSANLHSDWLAHLCGLCLALRDEHGQLARVVTNYDGLVISALVEAQTVRLDRRRQAGPCPLRAMRSTSVAKGSGAQLAAAVSLVLASAKVGDHVEDRDGMFRRATIAKAGRRVAKRWAEQGTRTGSRIGFDTAVLTEAVDRQYEVEQAVHLGDSALLATEPTELATAAAFAQTAVLAGRPGNVAPLTEAGKLFGRAAHLIDAVQDLKEDKEAGAWNPLLVTGTDLAEARRLCDDAVLGVRLALKEAEFEDQALVHALLVHELKHAVQNAFGDVHGHQAPVDPNSPKKPTRGPERGLLAGCGVATALFCSCQYCCASEFHDPWTGQPREGACHKCDCCDSCDCGCDSCCDCDCCCDGCDCSC, encoded by the coding sequence ATGTTCGGGATCATCAGACCCTGCCGTCACCGGCTGTCCGCCAACCTGCACTCGGATTGGCTCGCGCATCTCTGCGGGCTCTGCCTCGCGCTGCGCGACGAGCACGGCCAGCTCGCCAGGGTCGTCACCAACTACGACGGGCTGGTGATCTCGGCGCTCGTCGAGGCGCAGACCGTGCGGCTCGACCGGCGCCGCCAGGCGGGGCCGTGCCCGCTGCGGGCCATGCGCTCCACCTCGGTGGCGAAGGGGTCCGGCGCACAGCTGGCCGCGGCGGTCTCGCTGGTGCTGGCGTCGGCGAAGGTCGGTGACCACGTCGAGGACCGTGACGGGATGTTCCGCCGCGCCACGATCGCCAAGGCGGGCAGGCGCGTCGCGAAGCGGTGGGCCGAGCAAGGCACCCGCACGGGCTCGCGCATCGGGTTCGACACCGCCGTGCTGACCGAGGCGGTCGACCGCCAGTACGAGGTCGAACAAGCCGTCCACCTGGGCGATTCGGCGTTGCTGGCCACCGAGCCGACCGAGCTGGCGACGGCAGCGGCTTTCGCGCAGACCGCGGTGCTCGCCGGCAGGCCCGGCAACGTCGCGCCGCTGACCGAGGCGGGCAAGCTGTTCGGTCGCGCCGCGCACCTGATCGACGCGGTGCAGGACCTCAAGGAAGACAAGGAAGCGGGCGCGTGGAATCCGTTGCTGGTCACGGGCACGGACCTGGCCGAGGCGCGACGCCTGTGCGACGACGCCGTGCTCGGCGTCCGGCTCGCGCTGAAGGAAGCCGAGTTCGAGGACCAGGCGCTGGTACACGCCTTGCTGGTGCACGAGCTGAAGCACGCGGTCCAGAACGCGTTCGGTGACGTGCACGGCCACCAGGCTCCCGTCGACCCGAACTCACCGAAGAAGCCGACTCGCGGTCCTGAGCGCGGGCTGCTCGCCGGGTGCGGCGTCGCGACGGCGTTGTTCTGCAGCTGTCAGTATTGCTGCGCATCGGAGTTTCACGACCCGTGGACGGGCCAGCCTCGCGAGGGTGCCTGCCACAAGTGCGACTGCTGTGACAGCTGTGACTGTGGTTGTGACTCCTGTTGTGACTGTGATTGCTGTTGCGATGGGTGCGACTGTTCCTGCTGA